One Physeter macrocephalus isolate SW-GA chromosome 10, ASM283717v5, whole genome shotgun sequence DNA window includes the following coding sequences:
- the TMEM200A gene encoding transmembrane protein 200A, with protein MIATGGVITGLAALKRQDSARSQHHVNLSPSPAAQEKKPVRRRPRADVVVVRGKIRLYSPSGFFLILGVLISIVGIAMAVLGYWPQKERFIDAETTLSTNETQVIRSQGGVVVRFFEQHLHSDNMKMLGPFTMGIGIFIFICANAILHENRDKETKVIHMRDIYSTVIDIHTLRIKEQKHMNGIYPGLMGETEVKQNGNSCASRLAANTIASFSGFRSSFRMDSSVEEDELVRNESKSFGHLMPPLLSDSSNSVCGLYPPPSQTTDDKTSGPKKCETKSIVSSSISTFTLPVIKLNNCVIDEPSIDNITEDADNLKSRSRNLSMDSLMVPLPNTSQSFQPVSMMLPRNNSVGESLSSQYMSSVALGPGAGQLLSPGDARRPFGSNTSLHLLSSHSKSLDLDRGHSTLTVQAEQRKHPSWPRLDRSNSKGYMKLENKEDPMERLLVPQAAIKKDFTNKEKLLMISRSHNNLSFEHDEFLSNNLKRGTSETRF; from the coding sequence ATGATAGCAACTGGTGGAGTGATAACTGGCCTGGCCGCCTTGAAGAGGCAAGACTCTGCCAGATCGCAGCATCATGTCAACCTCAGCCCGTCGCCTGCTGCCCAGGAGAAGAAACCGGTCAGGCGTCGACCTCGGGCCGATGTCGTGGTTGTTCGCGGCAAAATCCGGCTTTATTCCCCATCTGGTTTCTTCCTCATTTTAGGAGTCCTTATCTCCATTGTAGGAATCGCAATGGCAGTCCTTGGATATTGGCCTCAAAAAGAACGTTTTATCGATGCTGAGACGACATTGTCAACAAACGAAACTCAGGTCATCCGGAGCCAAGGTGGTGTGGTGGTTCGCTTCTTTGAGCAGCATTTGCATTCTGATAACATGAAAATGCTTGGCCCTTTCACAATGGGGAttggcattttcattttcatttgtgctAACGCCATTCTTCACGAGAACCGTGACAAAGAAACGAAAGTCATACACATGAGGGATATCTATTCCACAGTCATTGACATCCACACGCTAAGAATCAAGGAGCAGAAGCATATGAATGGCATCTACCCTGGTTTAATGGGGGAAACGGAAGTAAAACAGAATGGGAACTCCTGTGCCTCAAGACTGGCAGCAAATACCATTGCTTCTTTTTCAGGTTTTAGGAGCAGTTTTCGGATGGACAGCTCTGTTGAGGAGGACGAGCTGGTGAGAAATGAAAGTAAGAGTTTTGGACATCTTATGCCACCTTTGCTCTCTGACAGCTCTAACTCTGTTTGTGGCCTCTATCCACCTCCTTCCCAGACAACTGACGATAAGACCAGTGGCCCTAAGAAATGTGAAACCAAGTCAATTGTGTCATCGTCCATCAGTACTTTTACATTGCCTGTGATCAAACTTAATAATTGCGTTATTGATGAGCCCAGTATAGACAACATCACTGAGGATGCTGATAACCTCAAGAGTAGGTCGAGGAATTTGTCAATGGACTCCCTTATGGTCCCTTTGCCTAATACCAGTCAGTCCTTCCAGCCAGTCAGTATGATGCTCCCAAGGAATAATTCCGTTGGGGAGTCACTGTCAAGTCAGTACATGTCCTCTGTGGCCCTTGGACCTGGGGCTGGACAGCTCTTGTCTCCTGGGGATGCTAGGAGACCGTTTGGGTCCAACACATCCTTGCATTTGCTCTCGTCACACTCGAAATCCTTAGACTTAGACCGGGGTCACTCCACCTTAACCGTTCAGGCAGAACAACGGAAACATCCAAGTTGGCCTCGGTTGGATCGAAGCAACAGCAAAGGATACATGAAACTAGAGAACAAAGAGGACCCGATGGAGAGGCTGCTTGTACCCCAAGCTGCAATCAAGAAAGACTTTACCAATAAGGAGAAGCTTCTTATGATTTCAAGATCTCACAATAATTTGAGTTTTGAACATGATGAGTTTTTGAGTAACAACTTGAAGCGGGGAACTTCTGAAACAAGGttttaa